The following proteins are encoded in a genomic region of Thermocrinis sp.:
- the rsfS gene encoding ribosome silencing factor → MELHKKIVNLLEEKKAEDIVILDVSELTNIADYFIIATANSAIHARALAEYITETLEKEGIAPLHVEGLENANWILLDFVDIIVHIFQKEWREYYDLEWLYSTAKRVEV, encoded by the coding sequence ATGGAATTACATAAAAAAATCGTAAATTTACTCGAAGAAAAAAAAGCAGAGGATATAGTTATTTTGGATGTTTCCGAGCTTACCAACATTGCAGATTACTTTATAATAGCAACCGCTAACTCTGCGATTCACGCAAGAGCCCTTGCGGAATACATCACAGAAACCTTAGAAAAGGAAGGGATAGCTCCGCTTCATGTGGAAGGTTTGGAAAATGCTAACTGGATTCTCTTGGATTTTGTAGATATAATAGTGCATATTTTCCAAAAGGAGTGGAGAGAGTATTATGACCTTGAATGGCTTTATTCTACTGCAAAGAGGGTAGAGGTATGA
- the bamD gene encoding outer membrane protein assembly factor BamD: protein MKDKWLTFFLGLLLVFSCAKVTEEKRAQLAVESYTEGMRAFANRDYKKATEKLKESLKYIENLTPSQIKEIKMVLGESYYLSKNYINAIVYLEDFLFSYPEARESEKVYYLLIDSYMKVAPDAYRDQSYTYIAIEKAKDFLNKYPESPYKDKVLEIIEKAEKKLADHEYLIGKFYEDYGFYYSASLRYRDLLINYPEQISQADVLYRYIKSLLLVERQAEKRKKAYKSWLEEAKKSLKEAKTDEDKKAVEKRIAFLEEQINRWNGLAKSSKEEGIRLMQRYKELYGENNYYRELEKLTKR from the coding sequence ATGAAAGATAAATGGCTGACCTTTTTTCTTGGTCTCCTTTTGGTTTTTTCTTGCGCAAAAGTAACGGAAGAAAAAAGGGCCCAATTGGCAGTAGAGTCTTACACAGAAGGTATGCGCGCCTTTGCCAACAGGGATTACAAAAAAGCCACAGAAAAATTAAAAGAATCTCTAAAGTATATTGAGAACCTCACGCCATCGCAGATAAAAGAAATCAAGATGGTTTTAGGCGAGAGTTATTACCTGAGTAAAAATTACATAAACGCCATTGTCTATCTGGAAGACTTCCTTTTTAGCTATCCAGAAGCAAGGGAATCGGAAAAGGTATATTATTTGCTTATAGATAGCTACATGAAGGTGGCACCGGATGCTTATAGAGACCAAAGCTACACCTACATAGCCATAGAAAAGGCAAAGGACTTTTTAAACAAGTATCCAGAAAGCCCCTATAAGGATAAGGTCTTAGAAATTATAGAAAAAGCTGAGAAAAAGCTGGCAGATCATGAATACCTGATCGGTAAGTTTTACGAAGATTACGGTTTTTACTACTCTGCTTCCCTAAGATACAGAGACCTACTCATAAATTACCCCGAGCAAATCTCTCAGGCGGATGTTTTATATAGGTACATAAAGTCCTTGCTTTTGGTGGAAAGACAAGCTGAAAAAAGGAAGAAAGCTTACAAAAGTTGGTTAGAAGAGGCGAAAAAGAGTCTGAAAGAGGCAAAAACAGATGAAGACAAAAAAGCTGTAGAAAAAAGGATAGCTTTTCTTGAAGAACAGATCAATAGGTGGAATGGTCTGGCAAAAAGTAGTAAAGAAGAGGGCATAAGGCTGATGCAGAGATACAAAGAGCTTTATGGAGAAAATAACTATTACAGAGAATTGGAAAAGCTTACTAAGAGGTAA